Proteins from a single region of Thunnus albacares chromosome 14, fThuAlb1.1, whole genome shotgun sequence:
- the LOC122996644 gene encoding synapse differentiation-inducing gene protein 1, producing the protein MEGGGEEAETYSGLRRASPSGGGGRGGGGEVCRQNGLINTRSQGAEPREALQSMYSAPQYQGRVVVSAPPQQELGGWSGGGGGGGPPQLLNPSALLLHQAADPHLRPAPSLLLCPESILRAWGEAGVSDCCETTFIEGLAPDVSSCSSSSAAAAAAAAATTKEAALLFADGKFLDFSREDAKIHTLSYDIDDDDEFQELESDYSSESESEDAFLLMPPRDHLGLSVFSMLCCFWPLGIAAFYLSHETNKAVSKGDFHLASSSSRRALFLAVLSITIGTGIYVGVAVALIAYLSKNHHW; encoded by the exons atggagggaggaggagaggaggctgAAACTTACTCTGGACTGAGGAGAGCCTCAccgagtggaggaggaggaagaggaggaggaggagaagtctGCAGACAAAATGGCCTCATCAACACCCGCAGCCAGGGGGCGGAGCCTCGAGAGGCGCTGCAGTCGATGTACTCTGCTCCTCAGTATCAGGGTCGTGTGGTGGTGAGCGCCCCCCCTCAGCAGGAGCTCGGCGGGtggagcggaggaggaggaggtgggggtcCTCCTCAGCTCCTGAACCCCAGCGCGCTCCTCCTCCACCAGGCGGCGGACCCCCACCTCAGACCCGCCCCCAGCCTCCTGCTGTGCCCAGAGAGCATCCTGCGGGCGTGGGGGGAGGCCGGGGTCAGCGACTGCTGCGAGACCACCTTCATTGAGGGCCTCGCTCCGGAtgtctcctcctgctcctcctcctctgccgccgccgccgccgccgctgctgcgACCACGAAGGAGGCGGCGCTGCTGTTTGCTGACGGGAAGTTTCTGGACTTTTCCAGAGAGGATGCAAAGATTCACACGCTGTCGTACGACATCGACGATGACGATGAGTTCCAGGAGCTCGAG aGTGACTACTCCAGCGAATCAGAGAGCGAGGACGCCTTCCTGCTGATGCCTCCCAGAGATCACCTGGGCCTCAGCGTCTTCTCCATGCTCTGCTGCTTCTGGCCACTTGGCATCGCCGCCTTCTACCTGTCGCATGAG ACCAATAAGGCGGTGTCTAAAGGCGACTTCCACCTGGCGAGCTCCAGTTCGAGGCGGGCTCTCTTCCTGGCTGTGCTGTCAATCACCATCGGGACGGGTATCTATGTGGGCGTGGCTGTGGCGCTCATCGCCTACCTGTCCAAGAACCACCACTGGTAG
- the LOC122996645 gene encoding GTPase IMAP family member 9-like has protein sequence MASRKSSPPPQSAKRMRLEGPAGSDEWRIVLVGKTGVGKSSAGNTILGDEEVFESELSAESVTSDCKKERGEVGGRKVAVIDTPELFDTTLPNEAVLKKIKMCIGLSSPGPHAFLVVLQLGRFTEEEKQTVKMIQEQFGEDASKYMIVLFTHGDRLKKKTIEEYLSKSKDLTDLIQKCNSRYHVFNNNTDDPSQVSQLLDKIEKMVDENGGSHYTNEMFLRAEEAIEREKERILKESEAKRNKELEELKKEHSGEMLALKEEIMKQRHELEARAAAETNNTIHKCSDTKGHTFICVIS, from the coding sequence GACCTGCAGGTTCTGATGAGTGGAGGATTGTTCTGGTTGGGAAGACGGGAGTGGGGAAGAGTTCAGCAGGAAACACCATCTTGGGTGATGAAGAAGTGTTTGAGTCTGAACTGTCTGCAGAGTCCGTCACATCTGAttgcaagaaagaaagaggagaagttGGAGGGCGAAAGGTTGCTGTCATCGACACTCCAGAACTGTTTGACACAACTTTACCCAATGAAGCTGTGTTGAAGAAGATCAAGATGTGCATCGGTCTGTCTTCTCCTGGTCCACATGCCTTCCTGGTGGTTCTTCAGCTGGGCAGGttcacagaggaggagaaacaaacagtgaaaatgatTCAAGAACAGTTTGGTGAAGATGCTTCTAAATACATGATAGTGCTGTTCACTCATGGAGacagactgaagaaaaaaacCATTGAAGAGTATCTCTCAAAGAGCAAAGACCTGACAGACCTTATCCAGAAGTGTAACAGCCGTTATCACGtcttcaacaacaacacagacgACCCGTCACAAGTCAGTCAGCTTCTGGATAAAATAGAGAAGATGGTTGATGAGAATGGAGGGTCACATTACACCAATGAAATGTTCCTGAGAGCAGAGGAAGCCATCGAGAGGGAGAAAGAACGAATCCTGAAAGAGTCTGAAGCCAAGAGGAACAAAGAGCTGGAGGAACTGAAGAAGGAACACAGCGGAGAAATGTTGGCGTTGAAAGaggaaataatgaaacaaagaCATGAGCTTGAAGCGAGGGCTGCAGCTGAAACAAATAATACTATACATAAGTGCTCTGATACTAAAGGTCATACATTTATCTGTGTGATCAGCTGA